In Candidatus Babeliales bacterium, the following are encoded in one genomic region:
- a CDS encoding DUF1653 domain-containing protein, producing MNMIKKGIYRHYKGYTYQVIDSARHSETLEDMVVYRALYGEHELWVRPLAMFLENVEIDGKLQKRFELID from the coding sequence ATGAATATGATCAAAAAAGGAATCTATCGTCATTACAAAGGCTACACATACCAAGTGATCGATAGCGCGCGCCATTCAGAAACATTAGAAGATATGGTGGTGTATCGTGCATTATATGGCGAACACGAGCTATGGGTAAGACCGCTTGCCATGTTTCTTGAAAATGTAGAAATCGATGGAAAACTTCAAAAACGTTTTGAATTAATCGATTAA